A single window of Pseudarthrobacter defluvii DNA harbors:
- a CDS encoding SCO6880 family protein — MSEDARALEAVKFPRYERRGFFLGLKWYQLLIVSGGVAVAVVAAASHGPAGMFTSGPVWLGLVLLGILQYSRIPYPVWGKQIALFFCRAAANQTRFLAKPQAPHLAGRLALPGGLGNLELRTTANGECFIVDRHGREAIAILRCSTRSFALLDSDDKAWAVQAWSRVQAGMAQRQSVARIAIQDYTVPYPSSALWDFYRDHALPAANSDDTLGWGRSAYEDLLGAAGATMSHELLVAVVLDTSKARRRIKESGGGLNGVEHVLRLEVEAMRTSLGTHSVKVEEWIDESELLRTIRAAFDPASLPPIKSSLAAVPLLEDSATAETDHRHLQGPMGVEEHWTYLRTDSGFHQTFWVAEWPRQKVFPGFLHPLIYVGEFRHTFTEVVRAVPTAEALRDIRSAQEAHETRRRINARFDRPLTREQKAEEEEVAQREEEIVAGHGDVRPAAYLTVTAASLEDLARHRQELESAAAGAFVELRLLYGQQWAAFVAGGLPLGRGLR, encoded by the coding sequence ATGTCTGAAGACGCGCGTGCCCTCGAAGCCGTCAAGTTCCCCAGATATGAACGCCGCGGCTTCTTCCTAGGGCTCAAGTGGTATCAATTGCTGATCGTGAGCGGGGGAGTCGCGGTCGCCGTCGTGGCTGCTGCGAGTCACGGCCCCGCCGGAATGTTTACCTCCGGGCCTGTGTGGCTCGGGCTTGTACTGCTCGGAATCCTGCAGTACTCCCGCATCCCCTATCCGGTCTGGGGGAAACAGATCGCTTTGTTCTTTTGCCGGGCAGCAGCAAATCAGACACGCTTCCTCGCCAAGCCTCAGGCCCCACATCTTGCCGGCCGGCTTGCCCTCCCCGGAGGGCTGGGCAACTTGGAACTCCGGACGACGGCCAACGGCGAATGCTTCATTGTTGACCGCCACGGCAGGGAAGCGATCGCAATCCTGCGCTGCAGCACCAGGTCCTTTGCGTTGTTGGATTCTGACGACAAGGCGTGGGCCGTTCAAGCGTGGTCGCGTGTTCAAGCCGGGATGGCCCAGCGGCAAAGCGTAGCCCGGATCGCAATCCAGGATTACACGGTGCCTTATCCGTCCTCTGCACTGTGGGACTTCTACCGCGACCATGCCCTGCCCGCTGCGAACAGCGACGACACCCTGGGCTGGGGACGGAGCGCCTATGAGGATCTCTTGGGTGCAGCCGGGGCAACCATGAGCCACGAACTCCTCGTCGCGGTCGTGCTGGACACAAGCAAGGCACGACGGCGGATCAAGGAGTCCGGTGGAGGGCTCAACGGTGTTGAACACGTCCTCCGGCTGGAAGTCGAAGCCATGCGCACGTCGTTGGGCACCCACAGCGTGAAGGTCGAAGAATGGATCGACGAGTCGGAGCTGCTGAGAACTATACGAGCAGCATTCGATCCCGCTTCTCTGCCACCAATCAAATCGTCGTTGGCCGCTGTCCCTCTGCTGGAGGATTCAGCCACTGCCGAGACGGATCACCGTCACCTGCAGGGCCCGATGGGCGTCGAGGAACATTGGACCTATTTGCGTACCGACAGCGGGTTCCACCAAACCTTTTGGGTCGCCGAATGGCCGAGACAGAAAGTCTTCCCAGGTTTCCTGCATCCGTTAATTTACGTCGGCGAGTTCCGCCATACCTTCACTGAAGTTGTCCGGGCGGTGCCGACTGCTGAAGCACTGCGGGACATCCGCTCCGCGCAGGAGGCCCACGAAACCCGTCGCCGCATCAATGCGCGCTTCGACAGGCCGCTCACCCGTGAGCAAAAGGCCGAGGAAGAAGAAGTGGCCCAGAGGGAGGAAGAGATCGTCGCCGGCCACGGTGACGTTCGGCCGGCGGCCTACCTGACCGTCACAGCAGCCTCGTTGGAAGACCTGGCGCGGCACCGTCAGGAACTGGAATCTGCTGCCGCGGGGGCGTTCGTGGAACTGCGGCTTCTGTATGGACAGCAATGGGCGGCGTTTGTCGCCGGTGGACTGCCGCTGGGGAGAGGATTGCGGTGA
- a CDS encoding type IV secretion system protein, with protein MSQANDDALGAVTALFANILQNMASWLWAFITGAFTVSNVDESQWLSIQGLTSWWVVVMLTPLVVVMILQILSGLISQQPRRIGRAMIGGAVAIPLVGGAVYLVRQLTRATDLASAALLQSIGSDPYLVFMRLFGFERAPAGSGREWNLVSLAPGNTGGPAGAVIVTMMAVVVVWILAFILMCSMVFRSFALVVLAAVAPVALMLLPWDKTKSWARRWCEVVIALVIAKPLAGTVLAVAVKLFADSKSFAGLAAGTVGMALACGAPLMSLRLVSFAGGELAAAAQTAGGGHILSRSSSVAARQISRQAGGRLTLASLVSRSAMTRPISSRPSIFPTQVSAPTVPTTAFPSGPGGEQRALNGASPTTPQEVLQPADQGFVTVIPQSQGAAPPTPARRPPLGEPAPRAQHSGAAAGQARMQPPKPQPPRIDPPKGGTPDV; from the coding sequence GTGTCACAAGCGAACGACGACGCCCTCGGTGCAGTTACGGCACTGTTTGCAAACATTCTCCAGAACATGGCGTCCTGGCTTTGGGCCTTCATCACCGGCGCGTTCACGGTGTCGAACGTGGATGAATCCCAGTGGTTGTCTATTCAGGGGCTGACCAGCTGGTGGGTGGTCGTGATGCTGACGCCACTCGTCGTCGTGATGATCCTTCAGATCCTGTCGGGGTTGATAAGCCAGCAACCGAGACGCATCGGAAGGGCGATGATCGGAGGTGCAGTCGCTATTCCCCTTGTTGGCGGGGCCGTATATCTCGTCCGGCAGCTTACGCGGGCGACTGACCTAGCCTCCGCTGCTCTGCTCCAATCCATCGGGTCGGATCCCTACCTGGTGTTCATGAGGCTCTTCGGCTTTGAGCGGGCGCCAGCCGGAAGTGGCCGGGAATGGAACCTGGTCTCGCTTGCTCCTGGAAACACCGGAGGACCGGCGGGCGCGGTCATCGTGACCATGATGGCTGTCGTTGTCGTCTGGATACTGGCATTCATTCTGATGTGCTCGATGGTCTTCCGCTCGTTCGCCCTTGTTGTCCTGGCCGCCGTCGCTCCCGTGGCGCTCATGCTGCTGCCGTGGGATAAGACGAAGTCGTGGGCTCGTCGATGGTGTGAGGTCGTCATCGCTTTGGTCATAGCCAAGCCCCTTGCCGGAACAGTCCTAGCGGTCGCCGTGAAGCTCTTCGCCGATTCGAAGTCCTTCGCCGGACTGGCAGCCGGAACCGTGGGCATGGCCTTGGCTTGCGGTGCGCCGCTAATGTCCTTGCGTCTTGTCAGCTTTGCCGGAGGCGAACTCGCCGCAGCAGCCCAGACTGCCGGAGGTGGCCACATCCTGTCGCGCAGCAGCAGTGTCGCAGCCCGTCAGATCAGTCGGCAGGCGGGCGGCCGCCTCACGCTCGCAAGTCTGGTTAGCCGCTCCGCAATGACAAGGCCCATCAGCTCACGCCCCAGCATCTTCCCGACCCAAGTTTCCGCCCCCACTGTGCCCACTACGGCATTCCCGTCGGGACCCGGCGGAGAGCAGCGAGCCCTAAACGGAGCGTCCCCCACCACACCCCAAGAAGTCCTGCAACCTGCGGACCAGGGGTTCGTGACTGTAATACCACAAAGCCAAGGCGCGGCCCCGCCAACGCCTGCAAGACGGCCCCCTTTGGGGGAGCCCGCACCGCGAGCGCAGCACAGCGGAGCCGCCGCCGGCCAAGCAAGAATGCAACCTCCGAAACCCCAGCCACCAAGAATTGATCCTCCGAAGGGCGGTACCCCTGATGTCTGA
- a CDS encoding C40 family peptidase, translating to MAALAAIAVLARRRALLKSASAVVAAAILCGLMAFVGGVAVLAGTTGERVVACAPGSDTRAATAGATGGLEIRNAGKLLYVLTPRQEGVARAYISVGKQLHVPRSGQIIAIMMALQESGLRMLANPGVPGSLDLPNDGSGTDHDSIGSAQQRPAAGWGTVPELMDASYNARAFYGGPTGPNHGSPRGLLDVPGWQAMDKGPAAQAVQVSAFPELYAQWEPTATAIFAVLETDTAPASCLSPTAGNQNGGQVRNLSQLRQDILRFTQEGLGGKYVWGGTAFKAWDCSGYVQWIYRQAGIELPRVEQWRVGARTDNPQPGDLVVQNPQGPDNWGHVGIYAGDGMMWSALNPAVGTLLHPVSWNSGTAYYNLLER from the coding sequence ATGGCCGCTTTGGCAGCCATTGCAGTCCTGGCAAGGCGACGGGCTTTGCTGAAGAGCGCGTCCGCCGTTGTCGCAGCCGCAATACTTTGCGGGCTGATGGCTTTTGTTGGCGGCGTGGCTGTGCTTGCCGGAACGACTGGAGAGCGTGTTGTTGCTTGTGCTCCGGGAAGCGACACTCGTGCAGCGACCGCGGGCGCTACCGGGGGTTTGGAAATCCGTAACGCTGGCAAGCTGCTCTACGTCTTGACGCCGCGTCAAGAGGGCGTCGCGCGGGCTTACATTTCGGTGGGCAAGCAACTTCATGTGCCGCGTTCCGGACAAATCATCGCGATCATGATGGCGCTTCAGGAATCGGGCCTTCGCATGCTTGCGAACCCGGGAGTGCCTGGTTCCCTTGACCTCCCCAATGACGGTAGCGGAACAGACCACGATTCAATCGGGTCGGCGCAACAACGCCCAGCAGCGGGGTGGGGCACTGTACCCGAGCTAATGGACGCCTCATACAATGCCCGCGCGTTCTACGGCGGACCGACAGGTCCCAACCATGGAAGCCCACGTGGACTGTTGGATGTCCCCGGGTGGCAGGCCATGGATAAGGGGCCGGCTGCACAGGCGGTCCAGGTCTCTGCTTTTCCGGAGTTGTATGCACAGTGGGAGCCGACAGCGACAGCAATTTTTGCTGTCTTGGAAACCGACACAGCTCCTGCATCTTGTTTGAGTCCTACTGCAGGAAATCAAAATGGCGGACAGGTGCGGAACCTAAGCCAGCTGCGCCAGGACATCTTGCGGTTCACACAGGAGGGACTCGGCGGCAAATATGTCTGGGGCGGCACGGCCTTCAAGGCTTGGGACTGCTCTGGGTATGTTCAGTGGATCTACAGGCAGGCCGGCATCGAGTTGCCAAGAGTAGAGCAGTGGCGGGTAGGCGCGCGAACCGATAACCCGCAGCCGGGTGATCTGGTGGTTCAGAATCCGCAAGGCCCCGATAATTGGGGCCACGTCGGCATTTATGCCGGGGACGGAATGATGTGGAGTGCCCTCAACCCGGCGGTAGGAACGTTGCTGCATCCAGTCAGTTGGAACTCAGGCACGGCCTACTACAACTTGTTAGAGCGCTGA
- a CDS encoding ArsR/SmtB family transcription factor, translating into MPRITQPHDAAWSADVEAAVATFGNRSRNEILRFLTASGPATRGDIVAAVSAGDPSVAKHLAALEEAGVVMVDVEPGRRHGRSPRYSANPARIKELLDAHLKYLLEEHQ; encoded by the coding sequence ATGCCGAGAATTACGCAACCGCACGACGCAGCTTGGTCGGCCGACGTCGAGGCTGCCGTCGCGACTTTCGGCAACAGATCGCGCAACGAGATCCTACGATTCCTTACCGCCAGCGGGCCTGCAACGCGCGGCGACATTGTCGCCGCTGTCAGCGCGGGCGATCCCAGCGTGGCCAAACATCTCGCAGCGCTGGAGGAGGCGGGTGTGGTGATGGTCGACGTCGAACCCGGGCGCAGGCACGGACGGTCGCCTCGGTACTCCGCAAACCCTGCCCGGATCAAGGAGCTGCTTGACGCACACCTAAAGTACTTGCTGGAGGAACACCAGTAG